The genomic segment CGAAGGCGGAGAAAAATATGGAAAGCCTGTCAAAAAGGGAATCTTTAAAAATGGCAGCAAGAATACCCAGAAAAATTCCCACCAATGATGCAAAAAAAATAGAGACGAAGGCCAAAATAAAAGTATTGGGTATGGTTTCCAGGATGATGGAGGTTACTTTCTGCTTGCTTTGGTAAGATCTTCTCAGGTAAGGGGGTTTTACAACCAGACAACTGTTTTCGGTATTTACAAGCGTTGCGTACGGGGCATATTTGGAAGGATCCAGATAAAAGTAATTGGATGAATCCCTGGAATGGTATGAAATGGGGGAGAGGTCGTTTAAATATTTTACGTACTGAAGGCCCTTTGAACGGTCCAGGCCCAAATCCTGTCTTATGGCTTCGAGAGAGGCCACGTCAGAACGCTGACCCATAAGCATACGGGCAGGGTCGGCGGGTATTACATTGAATAATATGAATACCAGAGAGGCAACACCCCAAAGGATCAGAATGGCATACAATATTCTTTTAATGAAATAATTTGCCAATGGCCTGGGATTTTAAAAGTCACGCAAATATAAGAAAAACCTTACGACTTCAGCTCTGTCTGGTCTGTTTTACTTTTATTTTCGTTTCCCTTTTTATCCCCATATTCAGGGTTATTTAAAAATTCTTCCTTGAATTCCGGGGTAGAAGGAAGGTCGTTGTTATGCCATTTATCCAGTACGGTGCCTTTTTTT from the Bacteroidales bacterium genome contains:
- a CDS encoding ABC transporter permease, which encodes MANYFIKRILYAILILWGVASLVFILFNVIPADPARMLMGQRSDVASLEAIRQDLGLDRSKGLQYVKYLNDLSPISYHSRDSSNYFYLDPSKYAPYATLVNTENSCLVVKPPYLRRSYQSKQKVTSIILETIPNTFILAFVSIFFASLVGIFLGILAAIFKDSLFDRLSIFFSAFGMSLPSFFAAILIGWLFAFVLGEYTGLNLTGNLYEIDDFGRGVHLELKNLILPAFTLAIRPLAIVIQLSRNSMLDVLSQDYIRTARAKG